The nucleotide window TCACATTACGTAATTTACCAATGGTTTGATCCAATGATCTTTGAAATACTTCAAAAGCATTGTTTAATCCATAGCACaatcttttaaatcttttaatgcCGAAAGACGTGTGAAAATTTGTCAGTTTTCTCGATTCTTCCTCAAGCATTATTTGTGTGTGTGCTTCTTTCATATCtattttactaaaaattttACTCCCATGCATGCCATCAAGTATAGATTCGAGGGTCGGTATTGGATGCGTTTCTCTTTGTATCGCAGTGTTGATGCTGCGAGCATCTAAGCATAGTCGTACTGAGTTGTATGATTTGGGTGTGGCTACTAAATTTGAAACCCATTCTTGCGGTCTTTCCACAGACTCGATAATTCCAGCTTCCTCTAAACGTATAATTTCACTGTCTATTTGTTTTTGAAGATGTATATGATAGCTCCTCATTCTTTGATAAATCGGCTGAACATCCGGTTTGACATGTAGTTTGCATTCGTAATCTTTCATCGTTCCGGTACCATGAAAACATTCATTAAAGTCgtttatcaaagtttttatttcttgcGGTATATTCGGTACAACGTTTTGATTTTCGGTATGATGATTTCGAATTTTCTCATTGGTTGAAATTTCATTAGCGATTGTTACTAGTTTCAATTGTTTTGCGGTGTCGATACCCAATAGATTTCCAGCTTTTTGTTTGTCAATTACGCAAATCACGCTTGAgcacatttgtttctttgtttcaaAAAGGGCGTTGAATTTACCAACAACTTTCACAGGCTGTGAAGCATAAggataaagttttgtttttgaacTTTTCAAAACAAcgtttaaatttttagattctAATTTGCTAAATGTTTCTCGATCTATGACACTTGTTGTACACCCAGTGTCTATCATTAATTTAATTGGTACATTTTCAACTAAAATCTTGGCGCAATTTGTAACAGAATTTAAAACTTTGTTGTTCTCGACAGAGAATAAAGAATGTTCATTCTCACTCTCTTCCTCAGATATAGAACTGTTACTCGCATTTTCTTGTACTTGGTTGCCACGTTTTCTCGTTCGGTCGCAATTAAAATCTCTATGGTGTCGTTGATAATTTTGGCCATGCTTCGATGATAAACAAACTGCcgataaatgatttttctttcCACATTCGTAACATATTTTACCGATTGCCTTGCAACATTATAAGTGTCCAGGAAAGAATTTTTCTCCACAGTTTTGACAATTGTTCTGCTGTTTGTTTTTGTGACGATTATTAAATTTACCTCGTACACGATTTAATTCTTCGATCGACTCATCGTTGGGGTTTTTCATTTCGTTTGCCTGGGATAACGATATTTTCCATTTCTGGCTACTTTTAATAAAATCTCCTGGGTTAATGTGTCTTCACGTAAAAGTTTCTTTTGTAGCGAGCTCGATGTACAAGTATGTATGAAATGGTCCTTGATTTCTGTATTTAAATCAGCATATTCGCATGACTCACCTAATCGTTTCAATCTTGTAACATAAATAACTGAACTTTCGCCATCCTtcggttttgtttgtttgaataCATAACGTTAATACCTGATGTTTATTTTTCGGTTTAAAATATGTGTCGAGTTTCTGAATGACGTCTGCATATGTGTCCGTATCTGCTTTTAACGTGCGATAAACCTCTCGTAAATCTCGACCACCGCAGTGTAAAATTAAAGCCTTTTTCTGTGCTTCTTGAGTATTACCACTGGCAGTTAATAATAACTCCAGATCATCCTTCCATACAATCCATTTCTTATCCAAATTCACTGAAGTTTCTTCAATTATAAAGGGTTCAACACAAGGAATATTACTAAGAGCTTTTGCCATATTTTTATCCCTCGTCGCCACTTATTATGGAGCTTCACACAGAGAATACAAGTAAtgtccttcgtattatatgctcAAAATAAAACTAACTCTAGATACAAAAATACAGGTTTATATACAAACACGTGACAAACAGTATAAAACACAGACTCACGAAACACAATACTAAACATAGAACATAacatttgcgacttttcgtattgatacaggataagtGTCACTTAAGGTCAACAAAATCGTCtccagtttctatatattttagccgtgaaATTGATAAAACGAGACACTTCAAAGTGactagtgtcatgtatttgtgaTATTTCGcattgataaaggataattgtcatttactgtcgacaacctcgtctcaggttctaactactttagccgtaaatttgataaacgaggtaGTTCAAagcgacgagtgtcatgtatttacaatttttcgtattgatacagaatAACtttactttagggtcaacaaccttgtctcaggttctatatactttattcgtaaaattgataaacgacgcatttaaaagagacaagtatcatatatttgtgatttttcgtattgatacaagataattgtcatttagtgtCGATAACCTCCtctcaggttttatatattttagccgtaaaattgataaaggaggcatTTAATAGTGAAAagtctcatgtatttgcgatttttcatgtTGATACAAGAAAATTATCATTTGGgtacgacaacctcgtctcagattctatatattttagtcgtaaaattgataaacgaggtttttcaaagtgacgactgttatatatttgcgatttttcgtattgatacaggatatgtgccatttagggtcaacaacctcgtctccaggctCTATATATTTTGGCCGTGAAATTAATgaaacgaggcatttgaaagtGACGAgtttcatgtatttgcgattttagtattgatacaagatagttGTACTTTAAGGTCAACAatatctcaggttctatatatgtcagccgtataattgataagcCAGGCATTTataagagacgagtgttatttattggcgatttttcgtattgatacacgcTAATTGTACCTTAGTGacgacaacttcgtctcaggttctgtatattattgccgtaaaattgataaacgaggcatttcaaagagacttgTGTCTCAGATATTTGCGATATTTTGTATTGATATAGGATGATTGtattttagggtcaacaacctcgtttcaagtttttatatattaGCCGTAAATTTAATATAcgaagcatttaaaagagacgagtgtctcatatatatgCGATTTTTGGTACTgaaacaggataattgtactttagggacaacaacctcctctcaggttctacatattttagccgtataattgataaacgaggcatttaaaagtgaaaagtgtcatatatttgcgatttttcatgttgatacaagaaaattgtcatttgggtacgacaacctcgtctcagattctatatattttaggcgtaaaattgataaacgaggcattttaaaatgacgagtgtcatgtattcgcgatttttcgttttgatacacGGTAATTGTACCTTAgtgacgacaacctcgtctcaggttttatatattttagccgtaaatttgataaacaagatatttcaaagcgacgagtgtcatgtatttgcgatatttcgtattgatacaggataattttactttagggtcaacaacgtctcaggttcaatatatttcAGTCGTAAAATTGGTAAACgagtatttaaaattaaagttgtctcatatatttgcgatttttcgtattgatacaagatatttgtaatttagggtcaacaacttcgtctcaggttcttatatcttagccgtggaattgataaacgaggcatttagagaggactgttatatatttgcgatttttcgtattgatacaagataattgacatttagggacgacaacctcgtctcaggttctatatattttaaccgtaaaattaataaacgaggcatttaaaagagacgagtgtctcatatatttttgatttttcgtattgatacaggataattgtcatttagagacgacaacctcgtcccaggttctatatattttagccgtgaaATTAATgaaacgaggcatttgaaagtGACGAgtttcatgtatttgcgattttagtattgatacaagGTAGTTGTACTTTCAGGTCAACaacatctcaggttctatatatgtcagccgtataattgataagcCAGGCATTTataagagacgagtgttatatattggcgatttttcgtattgatacacgcTAATTGTACCTTACTGacgacaacttcgtctcaggttctgtatattataaccgtaaaattgataaacgaggcattttaaagagaCGTGTGTCTCAGATATTTGCGATATTTTGTATTGATATAGGATAATTAtattttagggtcaacaacctcgtttcaagtttttatattttagccgtaaatttaATATAcgaagcatttaaaagagacgagtgtctcatatatttgcgatttttcgtactgaaacaggataattgtactttagggacaACAACCTCCTCTCAtgttctacatattttagccgtataattgataaacgaggcatttaaaagtgaaaagtgtgatgtatttgcgatttttcatgttgatacaagaaaattgtcatttgggtacgacaacctcgtctcagattctatatattttagccgtaaatttgataaacaagGTATTACAAagcgacgagtgtcatgtatttgcgatatttcgtattgatacaagataattttactttagggtcaacaacgtctcaggttcaatatcttttagtcgtaaaattggtAAACgagtatttaaaattaaagatgtctcatatatttgcgatttttcgtattgatacaagatatttGTAATTTAgtgtcaacaacttcgtctcaggtttttatatcttagccgtggaattgataaacgaggcatttagagaggactgttatatatttgcgatttttcgtattgatacaagataattgtcatttagagacgacaacctcgtccaaggttctatatattttagtcgtaaaattgacaaacgaggtatttaaaagagacaagtgttatatatttgcaatttttcgtactgatacaagatagttgtactttagggtcaacaacgcctctcgttctatatattttagtcgtaacattgataaacgcggcatttcaaagtgacgagtatcatatattgcgattttttgtattgatacaagattattgttatttagggacgacaacctcgtcccaggttctatatattttatctgtggaattgataaacgaagtAATGCAAAGTGACTAGTGTCATATATTTGGGATATATACATGTCATGAAAATTTGTTTGGTGCTCTTTACGTTCTTgattaaagaaaaagatttgACGATAAGTCCAGAAAGAGGCAGTGGTGTTTCTTTAAACACATTctgtttgaaatgttttttctaaggGTTTATTCTAATACAATAAGCAATCCGTTCTTTTTGTCAAACTACTGAGGTGTCTTACTCACCTCTGTTGGTGAAGATGGCacataaattttttgtatttgataAATTATACCATTTTCTTCTTAAGAAGTCATACTTTGAAATTTGTGAACGTatatttatgaaataaataagaaaccTATTCTACAATAACCTATAGTTCTAATAAAAAAGACGATATATGCTTTTAATAATTTGCTtaggtaaattaaaaaagtataattgtTTGAAAATGTTCTTAATTTCTGTAATGTTCTTGTAATAAACGTTTGATAGTGTGATTATAAGTACCATCATAAGCAGTTTTATTCTGCCAGTTTCGTACATTTACATCGATGTGTGGTATAGACAACAACAACTTCACACAATCAGTATGACCATAACGAGATGCAAGATGTAATGGTGTGTCATTGTTATTGTTTACGTTGTTAATGTTTGTTACGTCATGATTaattaaaactttcaaaacatcATGATGACCATCACATGCACTGTAGTGATATGCATTCCATTTATATTCATTCACAGCATTCACATCACTACCAGCATCAATCAAACATTTCACTATTGATGGTTTATTGTACCATGCTGCTTCTATCAACAGTGTTGTTTCATGAACATTTCTCATTTTAACGATACTTGGATGATCAATAAGAATTGATTGAAATGTCTTGACATCACcatttttaatgatatttttgAGTTCTAAACACAAATTATGTGGTAATAATTAGGaacaaaaatgacaacacaTTTCTGACCGGTGAAATAGATTTTCACTAACTGAAATAGGGCCGAAGTCTACAGACGGCACCCTAGAAAATTTAACTAGGAATCTCGATTAAGTTTTAGGAACATTTACATAattgtctaaaaattaaaactttaagaaCATGTACGTCTAcgtgtaaaaatttaaagtgcGTGTTTGATATTATGTTACATTATTGGTATAAATTCCCTGGAGACGAAGTTGCAGCGGGTCTACGCGGTTGACTGGGATCACGTGACATCTAGTGCgcgttacaaattttaaactacgAGTTTATCATATCTCgtgcgagttacaaattttaaagtgcgagttacaaattttaaactacgAGTTTATCATATCTCgtgcgagttacaaattttaaagtgcgagttacaaattttaaaccgCGAGTTTAACATATCTTAGTGtgagttacaaattttaaactaaaaaaggaaaacagaaaaataaaaatcacataAATAAAACGAACTTTTTTTATGATATCTAAAAAACTTCAAAAGTTTCCATCACGTTAAAAATTATAATcttattgtaaataaaaagaacATCCACATGCTTGTTCAAGCtactttcttttaaaagaagTACAGGAGATCTTAATTTGTCAAAATATTAGATCTTAAGTTTCTACTTGTGACGTAGATAGAGGTTATGTAGGGGacaattattaaagaaaaaatgttctGGGTGAAAGTTATTGAGAGCCAAGAGAATTTACATTCTGTATTGTTGTTACTTTACGACGAAAATGAGGTTGTTCTTAGTTTTAGAAACAACGTTCTTAACCTAAAGTTGTTCTTTTGTTATTCGAATTTGCCAGAAAAGAAAGGCTcctgttcttataaaaatattatttagtcGAAATTAGCAATTGTACGGGAGGGAAGGGATGGATTGTTCAGTGAGAAATTATCATTAGTAGGAGTTATCTAGGGGGGAGTTTTATGTAGATTCTCTAatagtttttaattatttttttttactttttaaagtgATGAGTCACATAACAGTGATACGGTGATTTTTTAAGAATCAAAATGGAAGTAGGAAAACTGATTTTGATTGGATCAGCGAGTATGAATATTTAGCAGACTGTGTGGGAAGAAGTGGAAGAAGAACATGAATGGTGAGAATTGGAGTAATAGTACTACAGTAAACTACAAGTGGTTAAAAATGGGATTGAAAGTACTGTTAatcatcaaaaactacatataggGACGAATAAATTAAGTCTAATTTCTGCGTACCGCAAGAGAACAAATCCCAGTCTTGTCGCCTAAAATTTCTCTTAAAATATTGGtttatcttaaaataatttaaaataataataaactttGGTGGGAAAGTTTTTTCCAAAGCCTAGCGTACAGAAATCAACAGTACTATGCACAGTACACAGCAACAAGAAAAACTTTCAAAGTTGATGAGTGTTAAGAATTGATAGTATTGGAATAATACTTGTGCAAGTAGTCACGTTATTACGGCCAAACGGAAGTTTAACTGTGTTCTTAGCAGAAACTTGAGAGAAACAAGGCCTCTATGATTTAACCCTGAAACTTAACAGGTTGAGTATTTCATTGTGCTTTGCtgcaatgtttaaaatttttttaacaataccaCATGTAATCTGGATCGAGAAAAATAATGTTATGGGCTAGCTCCACCACATAAAAAGCTTCATACCTTCAAAAGAGTAACTCTTCTTAGCAAGCTGGAAACCTTTTGGCTTTACATCactaaataaaaacactgttcAATTATAGTGCTgctattttttaatctttatcaATCTGTATAAACATTTAATAAACAGGCTGTAGAAATATTGTAATTGTATATGACAAATATTGAAGCAGTTGTAATGATATTTCAATCATTTAAAATAGTTCAATAACAACAAATTCTGATTCTGATCAATATGGTGATGTGTAGAGACGATGACAAGTAACACATAGAGGATTTAAAATATACCtacttctgttgttgttttccaGAAGAAGGATTTACAATTGGTTTCTCGTACTCTATAAAAtacaataacaattttttaaaattcgcaCAATTTATGTTAAAACTTTAATCAATAAAATGAAAACTCACTTTTCAGACTTTCAACTAAGTTCATTAGATCAGTTGTTAATTGGGAATAGTTGGGTTGGGTTTCAACTTCATCAATCAAGTTTCTATAAACAGAACATGCATTGAGATCTACACCAACAGTGGTGACGTCATctattgaaatatttatttcGCCCAATGGATTTGACAAAATATCTGCTTTGTTCATTTGATGAAGATGTGAATTGAATGTTGGGATAGTTCTTGGAAACGAGGATAGCCTGCGAAGTTGTCGTTCAATTTCCAACTTTTCAGTAACTAACTCAAAACTTGGAgaaaagaatacggaaggagaaacaactctttaaattctattgaaacactgcgtgaggttctagcaggtgtctgtatagaaacttaatttgaaattttggcggttgtgtgactaaattattcgtgaataacaattcgcaactatgattggttataaaaacaattagataatttgatgatgaatttgataatattatcaaaacaagaagccatattgaaatcggtaaaatttcttttgtttttatgttaacataattagcgaggAAGCACTTGCTcgacatttttgtaaacaaaaagaaaaagtttatatctcgttttaaaacgacgttctgttataagaagttatttctttagttagaataaacattaatccagcacacattttgtcggcactcgtccggcgcatatctatctatattgtttttcatgatcaaagtggtatactcaagcctgcaaaaataggttaatatcatggttaaacgcttatttccaaacgtattgttgaagtttttaacagcaatgtttaccgacttatattaggcacactttccacACAATAATCACGTGCCTTcagcgtgttacagtcagatttcaatagaaaaaagttagcccctattaaaggagaatatggaatttgatcatttttttgcgaaaaagactcggtcgagcacctcacgcactgattcttttgaaattaaaaacaatagaaaattcaatacatttaaagcgtacagaaatgaagttgtttctccttgcgtattctttcctccaagctcaaaatgagattttaaattaaaagcttGAACGTAATCTGTAAATTCTTGTACTTTCTTATTGTCGACAAAACCATCACAAGtcaattttgctttaaattctTCAGATTTCTCATCGAATATCCGCAGtagatcttcttcttctttattt belongs to Hydractinia symbiolongicarpus strain clone_291-10 chromosome 1, HSymV2.1, whole genome shotgun sequence and includes:
- the LOC130649204 gene encoding E3 ubiquitin-protein ligase MIB2-like isoform X2 → MNKADILSNPLGEINISIDDVTTVGVDLNACSVYRNLIDEVETQPNYSQLTTDLMNLVEKYEKPIVNPSSGKQQQNDVKPKGFQLAKKSYSFEELKNIIKNGDVKTFQSILIDHPSIVKMRNVHETTLLIEAAWYNKPSIVKCLIDAGSDVNAVNEYKWNAYHYSACDGHHDVLKVLINHDVTNINNVNNNNDTPLHLASRYGHTDCVKLLLSIPHIDVNVRNWQNKTAYDGTYNHTIKRLLQEHYRN
- the LOC130629625 gene encoding uncharacterized protein K02A2.6-like, yielding MAKALSNIPCVEPFIIEETSVNLDKKWIVWKDDLELLLTASGNTQEAQKKALILHCGGRDLREVYRTLKADTDTYADVIQKLDTYFKPKNKHQAIGKICYECGKKNHLSAVCLSSKHGQNYQRHHRDFNCDRTRKRGNQVQENASNSSISEEESENEHSLFSVENNKVLNSVTNCAKILVENVPIKLMIDTGCTTSVIDRETFSKLESKNLNVVLKSSKTKLYPYASQPVKVVGKFNALFETKKQMCSSVICVIDKQKAGNLLGIDTAKQLKLVTIANEISTNEKIRNHHTENQNVVPNIPQEIKTLINDFNECFHGTGTMKDYECKLHVKPDVQPIYQRMRSYHIHLQKQIDSEIIRLEEAGIIESVERPQEWVSNLVATPKSYNSVRLCLDARSINTAIQRETHPIPTLESILDGMHGSKIFSKIDMKEAHTQIMLEEESRKLTNFHTSFGIKRFKRLCYGLNNAFEVFQRSLDQTIGKLRNVKCISDDTIVYNKNYAEHLETLKDLFTKIKELGLR
- the LOC130649204 gene encoding poly [ADP-ribose] polymerase tankyrase-2-like isoform X1, yielding MNKADILSNPLGEINISIDDVTTVGVDLNACSVYRNLIDEVETQPNYSQLTTDLMNLVESLKKYEKPIVNPSSGKQQQNDVKPKGFQLAKKSYSFEELKNIIKNGDVKTFQSILIDHPSIVKMRNVHETTLLIEAAWYNKPSIVKCLIDAGSDVNAVNEYKWNAYHYSACDGHHDVLKVLINHDVTNINNVNNNNDTPLHLASRYGHTDCVKLLLSIPHIDVNVRNWQNKTAYDGTYNHTIKRLLQEHYRN